The proteins below are encoded in one region of Peptoniphilus sp. GNH:
- a CDS encoding 4Fe-4S binding protein: protein MAKGKVEFQESRCKGCGLCVKVCPKKLIEMDGSKINVKGYSPAYAARPEECIACGNCAITCPDSVISVYRLG, encoded by the coding sequence ATGGCTAAGGGAAAAGTTGAATTTCAAGAGTCGAGATGTAAGGGCTGCGGTCTTTGCGTTAAGGTTTGCCCTAAGAAACTCATTGAAATGGACGGCAGTAAGATTAATGTAAAAGGTTATAGCCCTGCTTATGCGGCTAGACCAGAGGAATGTATAGCTTGCGGAAACTGTGCTATTACATGTCCTGATTCAGTTATTTCTGTTTACAGGTTAGGTTAA
- a CDS encoding 2-oxoacid:acceptor oxidoreductase family protein — protein MEKKIIMAGFGGQGVMAMGQLTTYAGMIEGHYVSWMPSYGPEMRGGSANCSVVVSDEPVGAPVISVATDVIAMNQPSYEKFVTMLKKGGNLFVNSSLVHVDNPRDDINIYEIPVNEIAMELGNPKVANMVMLGAFIKVTEIVGEESVLKAFTKVYGDSKKKLIPLNQKALEEGQKQVGQEGSQDKKLEGHKRTPDANLVSPEGEASYLKDRAEKVSLESKIFSDDLSIAKAAILNATESINFYRMSSKQFEGQDAGRIFASLAKQKEEHVDYLNRLRIRLESGEEQKASYQADKEDMNWGKLDPAMASMALSVFSVAMNLVEKNVDFYEKAIEKSKDEKAKALYKELIYWERFHYDQLKGQYETYKEIWWSDQSFSPF, from the coding sequence ATGGAAAAGAAAATTATAATGGCAGGATTTGGTGGTCAAGGTGTAATGGCTATGGGCCAACTTACCACATATGCAGGAATGATTGAAGGACACTATGTTTCATGGATGCCATCTTATGGTCCTGAAATGCGTGGGGGATCTGCCAACTGCTCAGTTGTAGTTTCAGATGAACCAGTAGGAGCACCAGTTATCTCTGTTGCAACAGATGTAATTGCCATGAACCAACCTTCCTACGAAAAATTCGTCACCATGCTCAAAAAGGGTGGAAATTTGTTCGTGAACTCATCTTTAGTTCATGTTGATAATCCTAGAGATGACATAAATATTTATGAAATTCCAGTAAATGAAATCGCTATGGAACTTGGAAATCCTAAAGTTGCCAACATGGTTATGCTAGGAGCTTTTATAAAAGTTACAGAAATTGTAGGCGAAGAATCAGTTCTAAAAGCTTTCACAAAAGTTTACGGAGATTCTAAGAAGAAATTGATTCCATTAAACCAAAAAGCTCTTGAAGAAGGACAAAAACAAGTAGGACAAGAAGGCTCTCAAGATAAAAAGCTTGAAGGACACAAGAGAACTCCTGATGCCAACTTGGTAAGCCCTGAAGGAGAAGCTTCCTATCTAAAAGATAGAGCCGAAAAGGTATCTTTGGAATCTAAGATTTTCTCAGATGACCTTTCAATCGCAAAGGCTGCTATTTTAAATGCAACTGAGTCTATAAACTTTTATAGAATGTCTTCGAAACAATTTGAAGGTCAAGATGCTGGTAGAATCTTTGCATCTCTTGCTAAACAAAAAGAAGAACATGTTGATTATCTAAATAGACTTAGAATTAGACTTGAAAGTGGCGAAGAACAAAAAGCGTCTTATCAAGCTGACAAGGAAGATATGAATTGGGGAAAGCTAGATCCAGCAATGGCATCTATGGCTCTTTCAGTATTCTCCGTAGCTATGAATCTTGTAGAAAAGAATGTGGACTTTTATGAAAAGGCTATAGAAAAATCTAAAGACGAAAAAGCTAAGGCCCTCTACAAAGAATTGATTTATTGGGAAAGATTCCACTATGATCAACTTAAGGGTCAATACGAAACTTATAAGGAAATTTGGTGGTCAGATCAATCATTCTCACCATTCTAG
- a CDS encoding 3-methyl-2-oxobutanoate dehydrogenase subunit VorB, translating to MAKVLMKGNEAVGAAAIKAGCKFFFGYPITPQSEVPEYFSRELPKIGGCYLQAESEVAAINMVYGAAGAGVRVMTSSSSPGIALKQEGISYIAGAELPCLIVDMMRGGPGLGSIQPAQADYYIATRGGGNGDYHTISFAPASIQEMVDIIIEGFDIADKYRNPVMVVGDGMIGQMMEPVEFRERPQRELPEKTWAANGKGDRKENNIINSLYLSAAELEEHNKHLIAKYKEIEENEIRYEVQGVEDAEIVFSAYGTTSRICKSAIEILAEEGIKAGIVRPISIWPYPYKAFRKIGDKCKDVLVVEMNHGQMVEDVTIGVEGRQKVHFYGRYGGMVPTAEEIAEEAKKILGGRK from the coding sequence ATGGCAAAGGTATTAATGAAGGGGAATGAAGCCGTTGGGGCTGCAGCAATTAAGGCAGGATGCAAATTTTTCTTCGGATATCCTATAACACCACAATCTGAAGTGCCTGAATATTTTTCAAGGGAACTTCCAAAAATCGGTGGTTGTTATTTACAAGCAGAATCTGAAGTTGCAGCTATAAATATGGTTTATGGAGCTGCTGGAGCAGGGGTCAGAGTTATGACATCTTCATCATCACCAGGGATTGCTCTAAAACAAGAGGGGATTTCTTACATAGCGGGAGCAGAGCTTCCATGTTTAATAGTTGATATGATGAGAGGTGGTCCAGGTCTTGGATCTATCCAACCAGCTCAAGCTGACTATTATATAGCAACAAGGGGCGGCGGAAATGGAGATTATCATACAATTTCTTTCGCACCAGCATCTATTCAAGAAATGGTCGATATTATAATCGAAGGCTTTGATATAGCAGACAAGTATAGAAATCCTGTCATGGTAGTCGGAGACGGTATGATAGGACAAATGATGGAACCAGTTGAATTTAGAGAAAGACCTCAAAGAGAGCTTCCTGAAAAAACTTGGGCTGCCAATGGCAAGGGCGATAGAAAAGAAAACAATATAATAAACTCTCTATATCTTTCAGCAGCTGAACTTGAAGAACACAATAAGCACTTGATTGCAAAATATAAAGAAATTGAAGAAAATGAAATTAGATACGAAGTTCAAGGCGTTGAAGATGCTGAAATAGTATTTTCAGCCTATGGCACTACTTCCAGAATCTGTAAATCTGCAATAGAAATTCTTGCAGAAGAAGGCATCAAGGCAGGTATCGTAAGACCAATTTCTATTTGGCCCTATCCTTATAAGGCATTTAGAAAGATCGGAGATAAATGCAAGGATGTTTTAGTTGTTGAAATGAACCATGGCCAAATGGTTGAAGATGTAACTATCGGAGTAGAAGGAAGACAAAAAGTTCACTTCTATGGAAGATACGGCGGAATGGTTCCAACAGCAGAAGAAATCGCTGAAGAAGCTAAGAAGATTTTGGGGGGTAGAAAATGA
- a CDS encoding thiamine pyrophosphate-dependent enzyme, whose amino-acid sequence MSTEVKDIKVVYERSKGLTPVETHYCPGCTHGIIHKLTAECLDELGLLDKAVGVAPVGCSVLAYKYFNCDMYEAAHGRAPAVATGVKRAFPDKFVFTYQGDGDLASIGTAEIVHAAHRGERISTIFVNNCIYGMTGGQMAPTTLIGQVTTTSPYGRDEAWSGKPIKVSEMLATIDGAKFVERVSVDTPQNIRKAKKAIKDCFQVQLEGKGFGIVEVLSTCPTNWGLPPVDALQWLRDNMIPYYPLGNFRRD is encoded by the coding sequence ATGAGTACAGAAGTAAAAGATATAAAAGTCGTTTATGAAAGATCCAAGGGGCTTACTCCGGTTGAAACTCACTACTGCCCAGGATGCACTCATGGTATAATTCATAAGCTAACAGCAGAATGTCTAGATGAATTGGGACTTTTAGACAAGGCAGTAGGCGTGGCACCAGTAGGTTGCTCAGTTCTTGCTTACAAATATTTTAATTGTGATATGTATGAGGCAGCACACGGACGTGCTCCAGCAGTGGCAACTGGTGTTAAGAGGGCTTTTCCTGATAAATTCGTCTTCACATATCAAGGAGACGGGGACCTTGCCTCTATCGGTACAGCTGAAATTGTTCATGCCGCTCACAGAGGGGAGAGAATTTCAACTATATTTGTAAATAACTGTATTTATGGTATGACAGGCGGACAAATGGCTCCTACAACTCTTATAGGACAAGTTACAACAACTTCTCCTTATGGAAGAGATGAAGCTTGGTCAGGTAAGCCTATAAAGGTAAGTGAAATGCTTGCTACTATCGATGGCGCAAAGTTTGTGGAAAGAGTGTCTGTTGATACACCTCAAAACATCAGAAAGGCTAAAAAAGCGATAAAGGATTGTTTCCAAGTTCAACTTGAAGGAAAGGGATTTGGAATAGTTGAAGTACTATCAACTTGTCCTACTAACTGGGGACTTCCACCAGTAGATGCTCTACAATGGCTCAGGGATAATATGATTCCTTATTATCCACTTGGAAACTTCAGGAGGGACTAG
- a CDS encoding ATP-binding protein produces MNRIKIISGHFGSGKTEFSINYGIYLKKHFPKVAVVDLDIINTYFRIRERQDYLEKIGIECISSAIPQSNALDIPALSADILRPLENDDYQVVIDAGGNPKGILPLGRYKGILQKTPYEHFMVINRNRPETSNFQDALGFLRQIEAYSQTKVTGLINTTHMLKDTRVEDVYYGQELVKELSEKLGLPVVYTACIESVAEKLERDSILGEIFPLKLMFRDGWMC; encoded by the coding sequence ATGAATAGAATTAAAATTATCTCAGGACATTTTGGCTCTGGTAAGACAGAATTTTCTATAAATTACGGAATCTACTTAAAAAAACATTTTCCCAAGGTCGCTGTTGTGGACTTGGATATTATAAATACTTATTTCCGTATTAGAGAAAGGCAGGACTATCTGGAGAAGATTGGAATAGAGTGTATTTCTTCAGCTATACCGCAAAGTAATGCACTTGATATACCAGCTCTTTCTGCAGATATTCTAAGACCACTTGAAAATGATGATTATCAAGTGGTTATAGATGCGGGGGGAAATCCTAAGGGGATTCTTCCGCTTGGTAGATACAAGGGGATTTTGCAAAAGACTCCCTATGAGCACTTCATGGTCATAAATAGAAATCGACCTGAGACTTCAAATTTCCAAGATGCTCTTGGATTTTTAAGACAGATTGAGGCCTATTCTCAGACTAAGGTGACTGGACTTATCAACACTACGCATATGTTAAAAGATACTCGTGTTGAGGATGTCTATTATGGTCAAGAGTTGGTCAAGGAACTTTCGGAAAAACTTGGTCTACCTGTAGTTTATACAGCCTGCATTGAAAGCGTGGCTGAAAAATTAGAAAGGGATTCCATCTTGGGTGAAATTTTCCCTCTAAAACTTATGTTTAGAGATGGATGGATGTGTTAA